The following are encoded together in the Thermothelomyces thermophilus ATCC 42464 chromosome 3, complete sequence genome:
- a CDS encoding glycoside hydrolase family 17 protein (CAZy_ID 267911), whose product MRPTSALVAAGVLVSGTSAENYLGFNSGATLADRSAKFKADWLAEFKTAQNLENAPGKFNAVRLYTNIQAYSEDTPIEAFEAAIETNTKILLGIWTSGTNSIEKELSALKKAIDKYGSKFTDLVIGMSIGSEDLYRDSETGVKNEAGIGAGPDTLIKFINDYKKAVAGTALKGVPIGHVDTWDAWTNGTNKAVIDAVDWIGVDEYPYYENGKGNNIKNSGTLFDRAFNAVKGVAGDKPIWVTETGWPSSGPNWDQAVSSVENAKYYWDEVGCRKLFNKVPTFWYNLRDSNPDNKMKFAITNNLSTKPLFDLTCPTKFDTPTSTSTSAAPSSTGVSAPSSSATSASGSTNTTGGSGTSAGADNSAAESGDGTEEADAIPTGSGASIGRSLFTVVSLALVAGVFTLF is encoded by the coding sequence ATGCGTCCCACATCAGCCCTCGTCGCGGCCGGCGTTCTCGTCTCGGGCACGTCGGCTGAGAACTACCTCGGCTTCAACTCGGGAGCCACCCTCGCGGACCGGTCCGCCAAGTTCAAGGCGGACTGGCTTGCCGAATTCAAGACGGCGCAGAACCTGGAGAATGCCCCGGGCAAGTTCAACGCCGTGCGTCTCTATACCAACATCCAGGCCTACTCGGAGGACACCCCGATCGAGGCGTTTGAGGCCGCCATCGAGACCAACACTAAGATTCTGCTGGGTATCTGGACCTCGGGCACCAATAGCATTGAGAAGGAACTCAGCGCGCTGAAGAAGGCCATCGACAAGTATGGTAGCAAGTTTACCGACCTCGTCATCGGCATGTCGATTGGTAGCGAGGACCTCTACCGCGATTCCGAGACGGGCGTCAAGAACGAGGCCGGTATCGGTGCGGGCCCGGACACTCTGATCAAGTTCATCAACGATTACAAGAAGGCGGTCGCCGGCACGGCGCTCAAGGGCGTCCCCATTGGCCACGTCGACACATGGGATGCTTGGACGAACGGTACCAACAAGGCCGTGATCGACGCTGTCGACTGGATCGGCGTGGACGAGTACCCCTACTACGAGAACGGCAAGGGTAACAACATCAAGAACTCGGGCACCCTCTTTGACCGTGCCTTCAATGCGGTTAAGGGCGTTGCCGGCGACAAGCCCATCTGGGTCACCGAGACCGGCTGGCCTTCCTCGGGCCCCAACTGGGATCAGGCGGTCTCCAGCGTCGAGAACGCCAAGTACTACTGGGACGAGGTCGGCTGCCGCAAGCTCTTCAACAAGGTGCCCACCTTCTGGTACAACCTGCGCGACTCGAACCCCGACAACAAGATGAAGTTCGCCATCACCAACAACCTCTCGACCAAGCCCCTGTTCGACCTGACCTGCCCTACCAAGTTTGACACCCCGACGTCCACTTCCACGAGCGCCGCGCCCTCCTCGACTGGCGTCAGTGCCCCCAGCAGCTCTGCCACGAGTGCTTCCGGCTCTACTAACACTACTGGCGGTAGCGGCACCAGCGCCGGCGCTGACAACAGTGCTGCTGAGTCTGGTGACGGAACGGAGGAGGCGGACGCGATCCCGACCGGAAGCGGCGCCTCCATCGGCAGGAGCCTCTTCACTGTTGTCAGCCTGGCTCTCGTTGCTGGCGTCTTCACCCTGTtctaa
- a CDS encoding glycoside hydrolase family 25 protein (CAZy_ID 267765), giving the protein MKSALVATIAAFAAGVQAAVQGFDISHYQPSVDFAAAYKSGARFVIIKATEGTSYIDPKFSSHYTGATKAGFIRGAYHFAHPGQSSGEAQADYFLAHGGGWTSDGITLPGMLDLEAYNAGQCWGLSTSAMVAWIKAFSDRYHSRTGVYPLLYTNPSWWKACTGNSNAFVNTNPLVLARYASSPGEIPGGWPYQTIWQNSDSYAYGGDSDIFNGDLDGLKRLAKGP; this is encoded by the exons ATGAAGTCTGCCCTCGTCGCGACCATCGCCGCCTTCGCGGCCGGCGTGCAAGCCGCCGTCCAAGGCTTCGACATTTCCCACTACCAGCCCAGCGTGGACTTCGCCGCGGCCTACAAATCGGGTGCCCGCTTCGTCATCATTAAG GCGACCGAGGGCACGTCGTACATCGATCCCAAGTTCTCGTCGCACTACACGGGCGCGACCAAGGCCGGCTTCATCCGGGGCGCGTACCACTTTGCGCACCCGGGCCAGTCGTCGGGCGAGGCGCAGGCCGACTACTTCCTCGCGCACGGCGGTGGGTGGACGAGCGACGGCATCACGCTGCCGGGTATGCTGGACCTCGAGGCCTACAACGCAGGCCAGTGCTGGGGCCTGTCGACGAGCGCCATGGTCGCGTGGATCAAGGCGTTCAGCGACCGCTACCACTCGCGCACCGGCGTCTACCCGCTGCTCTACACCAACCCGTCCTGGTGGAAGGCCTGCACCGGCAACTCCAACGCCTTCGTCAACACCAACCCGCTCGTCCTCGCTCGCTACGCCAGCTCGCCCGGCGAGATCCCCGGCGGCTGGCCGTACCAGACCATCTGGCAGAACTCGGACTCGTACGCCTACGGCGGCGACTCGGACATCTTCAACGGCGACCTCGACGGTCTCAAGAGGCTGGCGAAGGGTCCATGA
- a CDS encoding phospholipase C-like protein — protein MRFLGLLAVLASSAWLPASGQTDDVCRAEDRTYSTKNVPAGSHQPFEQLNPLLGSLSTKFYITVVNLTPHRIRLQNTHSYQMDTFEFGDVPQGRARQNRIKYRGTWSTGDDAGEAYYALDGTDKTFVLRVKTYASEPDPRRVVLDLSGMGLGQREYVFPGGETAVSLVITGSSRFGFQASLRHGPGNWMRNLYDVIGDRPVRHLVMPGTHDAAMSKITDKLTSIGSEPNTQNQGVNIYDQLRAGSRWFDLRIGSVHDNNDAAVNKGFWAMHLSDEMATVAIGNTGESLDEIVDEINRFTDENPGEVVFLAIRYLVGRYERPDRGPILWTAAVVNDFFAKLRGIKNRCPDLDDGGTGGLQNREASYFMDRNQGRGCVIPLLNGHLDRDGVPRESPGDGIYDMGRVMAVSDHWSNKMQASDMAPDQIANWRSATRGGGGDYGSLMIAQWLVTPDALASTAYSLQSFAIQPANPSLYWAGVNGMDPEHWPNVLLVDYIGVQQQDRWAWDQLSAELYTLAVGLNLYMISENCNVSPHRSPLLRSAQEEEGVVAAAAAAAAAAATLGGSLRAPWNGIVFANGTTLDNPPPDLHPGRMDVLPKGTRLGNGTVLEQSIPNPW, from the coding sequence ATGCGTTTCCTCGGGTTGCTGGCCGTGCTGGCCAGCTCGGCATGGCTCCCGGCGAGCGGGCAGACGGACGACGTGTGCAGGGCTGAAGACCGCACCTACAGCACCAAGAACGTCCCGGCGGGCAGCCACCAGCCGTTCGAGCAGCTGAACCCCTTGCTTGGCTCTCTGAGCACCAAATTCTACATCACCGTCGTCAACCTGACGCCGCACCGCATCAGGCTGCAGAACACGCACTCGTACCAGATGGACACGTTCGAGTTTGGCGACGTTCCCCAGGGCCGCGCTCGCCAGAACAGGATCAAATACCGGGGCACCTGGTCGACGGGAGACGACGCGGGCGAGGCCTACTACGCCCTCGACGGCACCGACAAGACCTTTGTCCTGCGGGTCAAGACGTACGCCTCGGAGCCGGACCCCCGGCGGGTGGTGCTCGACCTCAGCGGCATGGGCCTGGGCCAGCGCGAGTACGTGTTCCCCGGCGGGGAGACGGCCGTGTCGCTGGTCATCACGGGGAGCAGCCGGTTCGGCTTCCAGGCGTCGCTCCGCCACGGGCCCGGCAACTGGATGCGCAACCTGTACGACGTCATCGGCGACCGCCCGGTCCGGCACCTGGTCATGCCGGGCACGCACGACGCCGCCATGAGCAAGATCACGGACAAGCTCACCAGCATCGGCAGCGAGCCCAACACGCAGAACCAGGGCGTCAACATCTACGACCAGCTGCGCGCCGGCTCCCGCTGGTTCGACCTCCGCATCGGCTCGGTCCACGACAACAACGACGCCGCCGTCAACAAGGGATTCTGGGCCATGCACCTCAGCGACGAGATGGCCACCGTCGCCATCGGCAACACGGGCGAGTCCCTGGACGAGATCGTCGACGAGATCAACCGCTTCACCGACGAGAACCCGGGCGAGGTCGTCTTCCTGGCCATCCGCTACCTGGTCGGGCGGTACGAGCGGCCGGACCGCGGGCCCATCCTGTGGACCGCCGCCGTGGTGAACGACTTCTTCGCCAAGCTGCGCGGCATCAAAAACCGCTGCCCGGacctcgacgacggcggcaccgGCGGCCTCCAGAACCGAGAGGCGTCGTACTTTATGGACCGGAACCAGGGCCGCGGCTGCGTCATCCCACTGCTCAACGGCCACCTAGACCGCGACGGCGTGCCCCGCGAGTCGCCCGGCGACGGCATCTACGACATGGGCCGGGTCATGGCCGTCAGCGACCACTGGTCCAACAAGATGCAGGCGAGCGACATGGCGCCCGACCAGATCGCCAACTGGCGCTCGGCCacccgcggcggcggaggcgacTACGGCAGCCTCATGATCGCCCAGTGGCTCGTCACGCCCGACGCCCTGGCCTCGACGGCCTACTCGCTGCAGAGCTTCGCCATCCAGCCCGCCAACCCGTCCCTGTACTGGGCCGGCGTCAACGGCATGGACCCGGAGCACTGGCCCAACGTCCTGCTGGTCGACTACATCGGCGTCCAGCAGCAAGACCGCTGGGCCTGGGACCAGCTCAGCGCCGAGCTCTACACCCTCGCCGTCGGTCTGAACCTGTACATGATCAGCGAGAACTGCAACGTCAGTCCGCACCGTTCGCCCCTGCTCCGCAGCGCccaggaggaagaaggagtcgtggcagccgcagccgcagccgcagccgcagccgccacGCTGGGCGGAAGCCTCCGGGCGCCGTGGAACGGCATCGTGTTCGCCAACGGCACGACGCTCGATAACCCGCCGCCCGATCTGCACCCGGGTCGCATGGACGTCCTGCCGAAAGGGACGCGTTTGGGCAACGGGACGGTTCTGGAGCAGAGCATACCCAACCCGTGGTAG